One part of the Mangrovibacillus cuniculi genome encodes these proteins:
- the hpt gene encoding hypoxanthine phosphoribosyltransferase yields the protein MKQDIQEILITEEELQTTIRELGATLTEDYQDKNPLAIGVLKGAMPFMGDLLKRIDTYLEMDFMDVSSYGNNTVSSGEVKILKDLDTKVEGRHVLIIEDIIDSGLTLSYLVELFKYRKAASIKIVTLLDKPTGRKASISADYVGFKVPDAFVVGYGLDYAERYRNLPYIGVLKPEVYNTAE from the coding sequence ATGAAACAAGATATTCAAGAGATTTTAATCACGGAAGAAGAGCTTCAAACGACAATTCGTGAACTAGGAGCTACATTAACGGAGGATTACCAAGATAAAAATCCGTTAGCAATCGGTGTATTAAAAGGTGCTATGCCTTTTATGGGTGATTTATTGAAACGCATTGATACATACTTAGAAATGGATTTTATGGATGTTTCAAGTTATGGTAATAATACAGTATCTTCAGGTGAAGTGAAGATTCTAAAGGACTTAGACACTAAGGTAGAAGGTCGTCACGTTTTAATTATTGAAGATATTATTGATAGTGGGTTAACGCTTAGTTATTTAGTAGAGCTATTTAAATATCGTAAAGCAGCTTCTATTAAAATTGTCACACTTCTAGATAAACCGACTGGACGTAAAGCGAGTATCTCAGCAGATTATGTTGGGTTTAAAGTTCCAGATGCATTTGTTGTAGGGTATGGATTAGACTATGCAGAGCGTTACCGTAACCTTCCGTATATCGGAGTATTAAAACCAGAGGTATATAACACAGCTGAGTAA
- a CDS encoding serine/threonine protein kinase: MNPTWKKPFNIAVGTTIVGKWSGKSYTIVKELGYGANGIVYLATTANGEVALKMSDETLSVTSEVNVLKAFSKVQGSPLGPSLLEVDDWVTTRKTMPFYTMEYVKGPDYLSFIQQKGNSWIPVLIVQLLQDLHRLHEEGWVFGDLKPENLLVTGPPYRIRCIDVGGTTLQGRAIKEFTEFFDRGYWGMGSRKADRAYDLFAVAMIMINSYYPKRLTKVPNQNGVDVLYRAIRKQPELLPYEPILIKALKGDYQSAIEMRSALLHLPAKTQQVQKQRTNKPKPKQQLTKSKTASQSTHFFETVSLVFLVSMVYILYICFELLQ; encoded by the coding sequence ATGAATCCTACTTGGAAGAAACCATTTAATATCGCTGTTGGAACAACCATAGTTGGAAAATGGAGTGGGAAATCATACACAATAGTAAAAGAACTGGGTTATGGTGCAAATGGGATTGTGTATTTAGCTACTACCGCTAATGGTGAAGTAGCCCTAAAGATGAGTGATGAAACCCTATCTGTTACATCAGAGGTAAACGTATTAAAAGCGTTCTCTAAGGTCCAGGGGTCTCCCCTTGGACCTTCTTTATTAGAAGTGGATGATTGGGTAACTACGAGGAAGACAATGCCTTTTTATACAATGGAATATGTAAAAGGACCAGATTACTTGTCATTTATTCAGCAAAAAGGGAATTCGTGGATTCCTGTGTTGATAGTCCAGTTACTCCAAGATCTACATCGACTTCATGAAGAAGGTTGGGTGTTTGGAGATCTTAAACCGGAAAATTTATTGGTAACAGGACCTCCGTATCGAATAAGGTGTATCGATGTAGGTGGTACCACCTTGCAGGGTAGAGCGATTAAAGAGTTTACAGAGTTCTTTGATAGAGGGTATTGGGGAATGGGTTCCAGAAAAGCAGACCGAGCGTATGATTTATTCGCTGTGGCAATGATTATGATTAATTCTTACTATCCAAAACGTTTAACAAAGGTGCCGAATCAAAACGGAGTAGACGTTCTGTACCGAGCTATTCGAAAACAACCAGAATTACTACCATATGAGCCAATCTTAATCAAAGCACTAAAAGGCGACTATCAATCTGCAATAGAAATGAGAAGTGCACTTTTACATTTACCTGCAAAGACACAACAAGTTCAAAAACAAAGAACTAACAAGCCTAAACCAAAGCAACAGTTGACCAAATCTAAAACTGCTTCTCAAAGTACCCATTTTTTTGAAACAGTTTCGTTAGTTTTCCTAGTCTCCATGGTATACATCTTATACATTTGTTTTGAATTACTCCAATAA
- the cysK gene encoding cysteine synthase A — MVRIANSITELVGQTPIVKLNRLTGPNDAEVYLKLEYMNPGSSVKDRIALSMIEAAEKAGHLKEGDTIVEPTSGNTGIGLAMIAAAKGYRTILVMPETMSLERRNLLRAYGAELVLTPGPEGMKGAIKKAEELAKDTGYFMPQQFENEANPAIHERTTGPEIVEQMGEQLDAFVSGIGTGGTITGAGGVLKEKYPDIQIYAIEPKDSPVLSGGDPGPHKIQGIGAGFVPSILNQEIYDGVITVANEDAFATARKAAKEEGILGGISSGAAIYAALQVAKELGKGKKVLAIIPSNGERYLSTPLYQFD; from the coding sequence TTGGTACGTATCGCAAATTCAATTACAGAATTAGTTGGTCAAACACCTATTGTGAAGTTAAACAGACTAACAGGTCCTAATGATGCAGAAGTGTACTTGAAGTTAGAATATATGAATCCAGGTAGCAGTGTAAAAGATCGTATAGCACTCTCTATGATTGAAGCAGCTGAAAAAGCTGGTCATTTAAAAGAAGGGGACACCATTGTTGAACCTACTAGCGGAAATACAGGTATCGGTTTAGCTATGATTGCTGCTGCAAAAGGATACCGTACCATCCTGGTTATGCCAGAAACAATGAGTTTAGAACGCCGCAACCTTTTGCGAGCATATGGAGCAGAACTTGTATTAACTCCTGGTCCTGAAGGGATGAAAGGTGCAATAAAAAAAGCAGAAGAGTTGGCTAAAGACACTGGTTATTTTATGCCGCAACAATTTGAGAACGAAGCAAACCCAGCTATCCACGAAAGAACAACAGGTCCTGAGATTGTAGAACAAATGGGAGAACAATTAGATGCATTTGTTTCTGGTATTGGTACTGGTGGGACGATTACGGGTGCTGGAGGAGTCTTGAAAGAAAAGTATCCTGACATACAGATTTACGCGATTGAACCTAAGGATTCTCCTGTATTATCAGGTGGAGATCCTGGACCTCATAAAATTCAAGGAATTGGAGCTGGTTTCGTTCCGAGTATTTTGAATCAAGAGATTTATGATGGGGTTATAACAGTAGCAAATGAAGATGCGTTTGCTACAGCTAGAAAAGCAGCGAAAGAAGAAGGTATCCTAGGCGGTATTTCATCTGGGGCTGCCATTTACGCAGCGTTACAAGTAGCGAAAGAATTAGGAAAAGGAAAAAAAGTCTTAGCAATTATACCTAGTAACGGTGAAAGATATTTAAGTACACCTCTTTATCAATTCGATTAA
- a CDS encoding vWA domain-containing protein has protein sequence MTIKQILLITDGCSNQGEDPIAMSALAQEQGITVNVIGIMEKDVIDQTSMSEIEQIAMSGGGVSQVVYAEALSQTVQMVTRKAMTQTLQGVVNKQLKQILGNHSSMEELPPDKRGEVLEVVDELGETTPLDVLILVDMSASMTHKLETVKEALLDLSLSLNARMGDNQFSVFVFPGKKKDVENLLDWTPKLESLSSIFPKLATGGMTPTGPALRTAITHFKKKKSLKGFLGRNDESYLEETI, from the coding sequence GCCATGTCAGCATTAGCACAAGAACAAGGGATAACGGTGAATGTCATCGGAATAATGGAGAAAGATGTTATCGATCAAACTAGCATGAGTGAAATAGAGCAAATTGCCATGTCTGGAGGTGGAGTAAGTCAAGTTGTTTATGCAGAAGCGTTATCTCAAACCGTTCAAATGGTAACGAGAAAAGCAATGACACAAACTCTACAAGGAGTGGTAAATAAGCAACTCAAACAGATTTTAGGCAATCATTCGTCTATGGAAGAGCTACCACCCGATAAGCGCGGGGAAGTACTAGAAGTTGTAGATGAACTAGGTGAAACGACACCACTTGATGTGTTGATTCTTGTCGATATGTCTGCATCCATGACACACAAGCTAGAAACAGTAAAAGAGGCTTTATTGGACCTGTCACTAAGCTTAAATGCAAGAATGGGAGATAATCAATTTAGTGTATTTGTATTTCCCGGGAAAAAGAAAGATGTCGAAAATTTGCTGGATTGGACACCAAAGCTCGAATCTTTGTCGAGTATCTTTCCGAAATTAGCTACAGGAGGAATGACTCCAACAGGTCCGGCGTTAAGAACAGCAATAACGCACTTCAAGAAGAAAAAATCTCTTAAAGGTTTCTTGGGTAGAAACGATGAATCCTACTTGGAAGAAACCATTTAA
- the hslO gene encoding Hsp33 family molecular chaperone HslO, translating into MKDYIVKALAYDGQIRAYAASTTEAVSEAQRRHYTWPTASAALGRSMTAGVIMGSMLKGDHKLTVKVEGGGPIGAIIVDADAHGHVRGYVTHPLTHVELNEHGKLDVRGVVGTNGYLSVVKDIGLRDNFTGQVPIVSGELGDDFTYYFAVSEQVPSSVGVGVLVNPDNSILAAGGFIIQVLPGTTDETISKIEEHISTMEPVSKLIERGLTPEEILETILGKENVKFLETQPVTFRCTCSKERFGNAIISLGSEEIQEIIDTEGQAEAQCHFCNEKYVFIKEELEELLEEAL; encoded by the coding sequence ATGAAAGATTATATTGTAAAAGCGTTAGCATATGACGGACAAATTCGTGCGTATGCTGCTAGCACAACAGAAGCTGTTTCAGAAGCTCAACGTCGACATTATACATGGCCGACTGCATCAGCTGCTCTAGGGCGCTCTATGACAGCTGGAGTTATTATGGGATCTATGTTAAAAGGTGATCATAAATTAACAGTTAAAGTAGAGGGTGGCGGTCCAATTGGAGCCATTATAGTAGATGCGGATGCTCATGGTCATGTTCGTGGTTATGTTACTCATCCTCTAACACATGTTGAGTTAAATGAACATGGAAAGTTAGATGTACGTGGGGTCGTAGGAACAAACGGTTACTTATCTGTTGTAAAAGATATTGGATTGCGCGATAACTTTACTGGGCAAGTTCCTATTGTTTCAGGAGAATTAGGTGATGATTTTACCTATTATTTCGCTGTATCTGAACAAGTACCTTCATCTGTAGGGGTAGGTGTTCTTGTAAATCCAGATAACAGCATTTTGGCTGCTGGTGGATTTATTATTCAGGTCCTTCCAGGGACAACTGATGAGACGATCTCTAAGATAGAAGAGCATATCTCTACTATGGAACCTGTTTCGAAATTAATTGAAAGAGGTTTAACGCCGGAAGAAATACTTGAAACAATTTTAGGGAAAGAGAACGTAAAGTTTCTTGAAACACAGCCTGTAACCTTCCGTTGTACATGTTCAAAGGAACGTTTCGGTAACGCGATTATTAGTTTAGGTAGTGAGGAAATTCAAGAGATTATCGATACAGAAGGACAAGCAGAAGCACAATGTCATTTCTGTAACGAGAAATATGTGTTTATAAAAGAAGAGTTAGAAGAGCTGTTGGAAGAAGCTCTGTAA
- a CDS encoding type III pantothenate kinase, with translation MIFVLDVGNTNIVFGVYEGEKLMYHWRAETDRHKSEDEFGMFVKSLFDTVGLRFDQMEGVIISSVVPPIMYALEKMCEKYFKIKPLVVGPGIKTGLNIKYDNPKEVGADRIVNAVAAIKEYGSPLIIVDFGTATTYCYINEQQQYMGGAIAPGIGISTEALYSKAAKLPRIEITRPDEIIGRNTVSAMQAGILFGYVGQVEGIVQRIKAQANKEPLVIATGGLSSLIAKESNVIDIVDSELTLKGLRMIYNRNKTEKE, from the coding sequence ATGATTTTTGTATTAGATGTTGGTAACACAAATATCGTTTTTGGTGTGTACGAAGGGGAAAAATTAATGTATCACTGGCGAGCAGAAACGGACCGTCATAAATCTGAAGATGAGTTTGGTATGTTTGTGAAAAGTTTGTTTGATACGGTCGGACTACGGTTTGACCAAATGGAAGGTGTGATTATCTCTTCTGTTGTTCCGCCTATTATGTATGCATTAGAAAAAATGTGTGAAAAATACTTTAAGATAAAGCCCCTTGTTGTGGGACCAGGAATAAAAACCGGTTTAAATATAAAATACGATAATCCAAAAGAAGTTGGTGCAGATCGTATCGTAAATGCAGTAGCGGCCATTAAAGAATATGGAAGCCCATTGATTATCGTGGACTTTGGTACAGCAACAACATATTGTTATATCAATGAACAACAACAATATATGGGTGGTGCGATTGCTCCGGGAATCGGAATTTCTACAGAGGCTTTGTACTCTAAGGCTGCCAAATTACCTCGTATTGAAATTACAAGACCTGATGAAATCATTGGGAGGAATACAGTTAGCGCAATGCAAGCTGGAATTTTATTTGGGTATGTAGGACAAGTAGAGGGGATTGTCCAACGTATTAAAGCTCAAGCTAACAAAGAGCCATTAGTTATTGCAACAGGGGGATTATCTTCTTTGATTGCAAAAGAATCAAACGTAATTGATATTGTAGATTCAGAACTGACGTTAAAGGGTCTGCGTATGATATATAACCGTAATAAGACGGAAAAGGAGTAA
- the pabB gene encoding aminodeoxychorismate synthase component I has translation MNWTIQYKQFPLSEEAFFAHYEQITLAKEFHVLLESGRSGRYHIAAWEPLVRGIGNDEGLQVENFRTEKVEMKVGDPLVLWEQYLKSMEIEIPLEYPAPFVGGALGYITYDYARYIEKLPNYAQDDSAIPVMEWTVYQQWAVYDKETSLVTRAAMVSEKRSETIEAWDECHMVEEKVDLTEPVELSSLLEVSMEESEFIQAVERIQEYIRSGDVFQVNLSVRQMKKLNVKPWHVYKVLRKINPSPYMSFIWTPERAIVSGSPELLIKKSDLEISTRPIAGTRSRGKTEEEDQRLEAELLSNTKETAEHLMLVDLERNDLGRVAVYGTVEVDEFMTIEKYSHVMHLVSSVKARVKDDQSLSSIIRAVFPGGTITGTPKVRTMEIIDELEPVRRGLYTGSIGWIGFNRDMELNIVIRTMVVEQESAYVQAGAGVVIDSVPKYEYKESLKKAKAMWVAKDIAEREYKK, from the coding sequence TTGAATTGGACGATACAATACAAACAGTTTCCTTTATCGGAAGAGGCGTTTTTTGCACACTATGAACAAATAACGTTGGCTAAGGAATTTCATGTCTTATTAGAGAGTGGACGTAGTGGGAGATATCACATCGCTGCTTGGGAGCCTTTAGTAAGGGGTATTGGAAATGATGAAGGTTTACAAGTTGAAAACTTTCGTACGGAGAAAGTGGAAATGAAAGTTGGGGATCCGTTGGTCTTGTGGGAGCAATACTTGAAATCCATGGAAATAGAGATACCTTTAGAATATCCTGCTCCTTTTGTAGGTGGTGCCTTAGGGTATATAACATACGACTATGCGCGTTATATTGAGAAGTTACCAAACTATGCTCAGGATGACAGTGCTATTCCTGTAATGGAGTGGACGGTCTATCAACAATGGGCGGTGTATGATAAAGAAACATCTTTAGTAACAAGAGCGGCAATGGTATCAGAAAAACGAAGTGAAACGATAGAGGCTTGGGATGAGTGTCACATGGTTGAGGAAAAGGTGGATTTAACAGAGCCAGTTGAATTATCCTCGCTATTAGAAGTATCTATGGAAGAATCGGAATTTATACAAGCAGTAGAAAGAATTCAAGAATATATTCGATCAGGTGATGTGTTTCAAGTAAATCTTTCCGTGCGACAAATGAAAAAACTGAATGTAAAGCCTTGGCACGTATATAAAGTACTTCGTAAAATTAACCCTTCCCCATATATGTCTTTTATTTGGACTCCGGAAAGAGCGATAGTGAGTGGGTCTCCAGAACTGTTGATAAAGAAATCGGATTTAGAGATATCAACTAGACCGATAGCTGGAACTAGATCTAGAGGTAAGACGGAAGAAGAAGACCAAAGACTAGAGGCGGAGTTATTATCAAACACGAAGGAAACTGCTGAGCACCTAATGTTAGTTGATTTAGAACGCAATGACTTAGGGAGAGTTGCTGTCTATGGAACGGTTGAAGTAGATGAGTTTATGACGATAGAGAAATACTCGCATGTAATGCATTTAGTTTCTTCTGTAAAAGCACGAGTGAAAGATGATCAATCATTAAGTAGTATTATACGTGCTGTGTTTCCTGGAGGAACGATTACAGGGACTCCAAAAGTACGTACGATGGAAATCATAGATGAACTAGAACCAGTAAGAAGAGGATTGTATACAGGTTCTATCGGATGGATTGGTTTTAATCGAGATATGGAGTTGAATATTGTCATACGTACGATGGTGGTAGAGCAAGAGAGCGCATATGTACAAGCTGGTGCAGGTGTAGTGATAGATTCTGTACCAAAGTATGAGTACAAAGAAAGTCTTAAAAAAGCGAAAGCGATGTGGGTGGCAAAAGACATAGCGGAAAGGGAGTACAAAAAATGA
- the tilS gene encoding tRNA lysidine(34) synthetase TilS — translation MSLLWHQINKTNKEYNLFSSEDSILLAVSGGIDSMVLLHFFYQHRTQFGVTLSVAHVNHQLRDVEAEKDYLLVEKVCREYDIPFYGTSIPVGQLKLEEPGSTQMVARKYRYEFLYQTMKKTNCNVLMTAHHADDQLETLLQKITRGVTNLADAGIPVKRSFHEYLLVRPLINVRKDEIKDYASLRGVSYREDSSNESTDYQRNKYRHLVTPVLKEENPQIHTVVQRLLNEAVEDEEYLQKEAKRSLEVMTRRSADQIVLDNSLFYQLAMPLQRRVIQLILNYLYIDQPFVMHSKHVANILQLIHKPHPSGEIHLPENWSARKETNNTRFKRRGIRMNSSDSQLQSLPFDQVVKWNNDRSFLLTNTSPTSIPVPFHSFIKIYLSHEDKLYIRSRRPGDRLQVKGLTGHKKVKSLMIDKKIPQHKRDEWPLLVTQDDTVLWVPGIQHGLQEERASLSESVAYVYELKE, via the coding sequence ATGAGTTTGCTTTGGCATCAAATAAATAAAACGAATAAAGAATATAACTTATTCTCTTCAGAAGATTCCATTTTACTAGCTGTCTCTGGGGGCATCGATTCTATGGTGCTCCTACATTTCTTTTATCAACATCGTACTCAGTTTGGTGTTACTCTTTCTGTAGCTCATGTTAATCATCAACTACGCGATGTGGAAGCAGAAAAAGACTATTTATTAGTTGAAAAGGTATGTAGAGAATACGATATTCCTTTTTATGGAACATCTATTCCAGTAGGACAATTGAAACTAGAAGAACCAGGGTCCACACAAATGGTCGCTAGAAAGTACCGATATGAATTTCTTTATCAAACAATGAAGAAGACTAATTGTAATGTGTTAATGACAGCTCATCATGCGGATGATCAGCTAGAAACGCTTTTACAAAAGATAACAAGAGGGGTAACTAATTTAGCGGATGCCGGTATTCCAGTGAAACGCTCTTTTCATGAATATCTCCTAGTGAGGCCGTTAATAAATGTACGGAAGGATGAAATTAAGGACTATGCTTCTTTGCGCGGGGTGAGTTATCGTGAAGATTCCTCTAATGAGAGTACCGATTATCAGCGCAACAAGTACAGGCATTTAGTAACACCTGTTTTAAAAGAAGAGAATCCTCAAATACATACAGTTGTTCAACGGTTATTGAATGAAGCGGTGGAAGATGAAGAGTATCTTCAAAAAGAAGCGAAGAGATCATTGGAAGTCATGACCCGAAGAAGTGCAGATCAAATAGTTCTTGACAATTCCTTATTCTATCAGTTGGCTATGCCTTTACAAAGAAGGGTGATTCAACTAATATTAAACTATCTTTACATAGATCAACCTTTTGTCATGCATTCTAAGCATGTAGCAAATATTTTACAGTTAATTCACAAACCACATCCGTCTGGAGAAATACATCTCCCGGAGAATTGGTCAGCTCGAAAAGAAACGAACAATACGAGATTTAAAAGAAGAGGTATCAGAATGAATTCTTCTGACTCTCAGTTGCAATCGCTACCTTTCGACCAAGTGGTAAAGTGGAATAATGATCGCTCTTTTCTACTCACGAACACGTCACCTACAAGTATCCCTGTACCATTTCATTCATTCATAAAAATTTATTTATCACATGAAGACAAGCTATATATACGTTCAAGGCGACCAGGAGATCGATTACAAGTGAAAGGTCTTACAGGTCATAAGAAGGTAAAGAGCTTAATGATAGATAAAAAAATACCTCAACATAAGAGAGATGAATGGCCATTGTTGGTTACACAGGATGACACAGTTTTATGGGTGCCGGGGATCCAACACGGGTTGCAGGAAGAGAGAGCATCTTTATCAGAAAGTGTTGCATATGTATATGAATTAAAGGAATAG
- the ftsH gene encoding ATP-dependent zinc metalloprotease FtsH: MNRILRNTIFYLLIFLVIIGIVSYFSGTNEPAKDLTYSEFVTKLEQGEVEEFSMQPSGGVYEVVGTLVGAQEGEEFRTYVLNSPSTLEKVEQAAGASDLTVEEAEQTSGWVTFFTGIIPFVIIFILFFFLLNQAQGGGSRVMNFGKSKAKLYSEEKKKVRFKDVAGADEEKAELVEVVEFLKDPRKFGELGARIPKGVLLVGPPGTGKTLLARAVAGEAGVPFFSISGSDFVEMFVGVGASRVRDLFENAKKNAPCIIFIDEIDAVGRQRGAGLGGGHDEREQTLNQLLVEMDGFGANEGIIIIAATNRPDILDPALLRPGRFDRQITVDRPDVKGREAVLRVHARNKPLDETVDLKTIAMRTPGFSGADLENLLNEAALVAARQDKKKVDMADIDEATDRVIAGPAKKSRVVSQKERNIVAWHEAGHVIIGLVLDEADMVHKVTIVPRGQAGGYAVMLPKEDRYFMTKPELLDKITGLLGGRVAEEIAFNEVSTGAHNDFQRATSIARRMVTEYGMSDKLGPLQFGQSQGGQVFLGRDFNSEQNYSEAIAYEIDKEIQQFIKDSYERARKILTENREKLDLVAKTLLEVETLDAMQIRFLYDKGRLPTQEEIIERANENNKQADDVKVNIQSKKEELGDRVDESPTASDLPKEEDTTDTKRPE, from the coding sequence ATGAATCGTATTTTGAGAAATACCATATTCTATTTACTAATATTTCTCGTTATCATTGGAATTGTAAGTTACTTTAGTGGTACTAATGAGCCAGCGAAAGATCTTACGTATAGTGAGTTTGTCACAAAATTAGAACAAGGTGAAGTAGAGGAGTTCTCTATGCAACCTTCTGGTGGCGTCTATGAAGTTGTTGGAACTTTAGTTGGTGCACAAGAAGGTGAAGAGTTCCGTACTTATGTTTTAAATAGCCCGTCCACGTTAGAAAAAGTGGAACAAGCAGCGGGTGCTTCCGATTTAACTGTAGAAGAAGCAGAACAAACAAGTGGTTGGGTTACTTTCTTTACTGGAATCATTCCATTTGTCATTATCTTCATTTTATTCTTCTTCCTACTTAACCAAGCTCAAGGTGGCGGTAGCCGTGTAATGAACTTCGGTAAAAGTAAAGCGAAGTTGTATAGTGAAGAGAAGAAAAAAGTACGCTTTAAAGATGTTGCTGGTGCTGATGAAGAAAAGGCAGAACTAGTTGAAGTGGTAGAATTCCTTAAAGATCCTCGTAAGTTCGGGGAACTTGGTGCACGAATTCCTAAAGGTGTTCTATTAGTAGGACCTCCGGGGACTGGTAAAACATTACTTGCTCGTGCTGTAGCTGGAGAAGCAGGTGTTCCTTTCTTCTCTATAAGTGGTTCGGACTTCGTAGAGATGTTTGTCGGTGTCGGTGCCTCTCGTGTTCGTGATTTATTTGAAAATGCGAAGAAAAATGCTCCGTGTATTATCTTCATTGATGAAATTGACGCAGTAGGTCGTCAGCGTGGAGCTGGTTTAGGTGGAGGTCACGATGAGCGTGAACAAACACTTAACCAATTGCTAGTTGAGATGGATGGTTTTGGAGCGAATGAAGGTATTATTATCATTGCAGCAACAAACCGACCAGACATTCTTGATCCAGCTTTATTACGTCCAGGTCGTTTTGACCGTCAAATTACAGTTGACCGTCCTGATGTAAAAGGTCGTGAAGCGGTGCTACGTGTACATGCACGTAATAAACCATTAGATGAAACAGTAGACTTAAAAACAATTGCTATGCGTACTCCAGGCTTCTCTGGTGCAGATTTAGAAAACTTACTGAACGAAGCCGCATTAGTTGCAGCTCGTCAAGATAAGAAAAAAGTAGATATGGCAGATATCGATGAAGCTACAGATCGTGTAATTGCTGGTCCAGCTAAAAAGAGTCGTGTTGTATCTCAAAAAGAACGTAATATTGTTGCATGGCATGAAGCTGGTCACGTAATCATTGGTCTTGTGCTTGATGAAGCGGATATGGTACATAAAGTTACCATCGTTCCACGTGGGCAAGCAGGTGGGTATGCAGTAATGCTACCAAAAGAGGATCGTTACTTTATGACGAAGCCTGAATTGTTAGACAAGATCACTGGTTTACTTGGTGGACGTGTAGCAGAAGAGATTGCTTTTAATGAAGTATCAACTGGTGCACATAATGACTTCCAGCGTGCAACTAGTATCGCTCGCCGAATGGTAACAGAATACGGTATGAGTGATAAACTTGGTCCTCTTCAATTTGGTCAATCACAAGGTGGTCAAGTCTTCTTAGGTAGAGACTTTAATTCTGAGCAAAACTACTCTGAAGCTATCGCCTATGAAATCGATAAAGAGATTCAACAATTTATCAAAGATAGCTATGAGCGTGCTCGTAAAATTCTTACAGAAAATCGTGAGAAACTGGATCTTGTCGCTAAAACACTTTTAGAAGTGGAAACGTTAGATGCAATGCAAATTCGTTTCTTATATGACAAAGGTCGTCTTCCTACTCAAGAAGAAATTATTGAGCGTGCCAATGAAAATAATAAACAAGCTGATGACGTGAAGGTAAATATCCAGTCTAAAAAAGAAGAATTAGGTGATCGTGTTGACGAAAGCCCTACAGCTTCTGATCTTCCGAAAGAAGAAGATACGACAGATACAAAACGTCCAGAGTAA
- a CDS encoding anthranilate synthase component II produces MIVMIDNYDSFTYNLVQYFGELGQELLVKRNDQISLEELKAWNPSLIIISPGPCTPNEAGISLEVIKRFAGETPIFGVCLGHQAIAQVFGGNIIRSESLMHGKTSVVKHDGKGLFKGVEQDTMVTRYHSLTVEKESIPSSLQVTSIADDGDIMGLRHTVYPIESVQFHPESIMTAEGKKMVRNVVEWAISYRKEQVTI; encoded by the coding sequence ATGATTGTGATGATTGATAACTATGACTCTTTTACCTATAATCTCGTTCAGTATTTTGGAGAATTGGGACAAGAACTACTAGTAAAGCGAAATGATCAAATCAGTTTAGAAGAATTAAAGGCATGGAATCCATCTTTAATTATTATCTCCCCAGGGCCGTGTACGCCTAACGAAGCGGGAATATCATTAGAAGTTATTAAACGATTCGCGGGAGAAACACCTATCTTTGGTGTGTGTTTGGGGCACCAAGCTATTGCTCAAGTTTTTGGAGGTAACATCATTCGGTCTGAAAGTCTTATGCATGGAAAAACCTCTGTAGTCAAACATGATGGGAAAGGCCTCTTTAAGGGGGTAGAACAAGATACTATGGTAACCAGATATCACTCTTTAACCGTTGAAAAAGAATCAATCCCTTCTTCCTTGCAAGTGACATCCATAGCAGATGATGGGGATATTATGGGTCTTAGACATACTGTATATCCCATCGAAAGTGTTCAGTTCCATCCTGAATCCATTATGACTGCAGAAGGGAAGAAGATGGTTCGAAATGTTGTGGAGTGGGCAATATCTTATAGAAAAGAGCAAGTAACCATATGA